In Streptomyces venezuelae, the sequence GTCGGCGCCGGTGGCGGCGGCGTGGGCGGCCGCGTAGCCGACGAGGAAGGTGGTCAGCGGGGCGGCGGGCCGGGCGACGCCGTGGGCGGCGTCCCGGGCGAGGTCGAGCAGGGTCTTGGTGTCGACGGGGAGGTCGATGCCCAGTTCGCTCTTGACGGCGGTGATCCATTGGTCCAGCACGGTTCCATGCTCCCTGATCCGGGCGCGGGCGGCGGCGAGATCGTCCCAGGTGTCGCAGTCGAAGGAGGCGAGTGGCCGGGACGTGACGCGGGCGAGGTCCAGTTCGGCGGTGAGCGCGCGGAGCGGGAGCCCGGTGAGGGTGCCGTGCTCGGCGGCGAGCAGGGCGATCTCACGGCGCAGCGGTTCGGCCCGGTACGCGGCGACCAGCGGCTGGTCCCGGCCGTCGCCGTCGAGCAGCATCGCCCCGTCCGCACCCGCGGTCCCCGGCGCGGGTGCGGACGGGGCCTCCAGCAGGGCCCGTACGGTCTCCCGGTCGAGGAAGGGCAGGTCGGCGGAGAGTACGA encodes:
- a CDS encoding NTP transferase domain-containing protein, which translates into the protein MSYDAIVLAGGAARRLGGADKPALSVGGRALLDRVLDACPDARTTVVVGGRRATSRPVQWTREDPAGGGPVAALDAGLRRTTAELVLVLSADLPFLDRETVRALLEAPSAPAPGTAGADGAMLLDGDGRDQPLVAAYRAEPLRREIALLAAEHGTLTGLPLRALTAELDLARVTSRPLASFDCDTWDDLAAARARIREHGTVLDQWITAVKSELGIDLPVDTKTLLDLARDAAHGVARPAAPLTTFLVGYAAAHAAATGADPAQAVAEASRKAADLALRWADEAAADSAEQNGSG